The Chryseobacterium sp. JV274 sequence TCAGTCCCATTCCGTTATCTGTTTTACCCAATTCATACATTGGATTTTTATCACCACGGTAAACAACAATCAATGCAGGAGAAAGTCCTGTCATAATTCCGGTATTGGCATTCAGTTGAGTCATCATTTTACTGATATTCCCCATTTGAGCAATATCTGTGATTTCAGGATTTGATAAAGCGTTAGGAGTAAAGAACGGGGCACTGTTCAGCAGCTGAGAACCATTGTAGTTGGAAACAGCCCATACTCCGGGAGAAAAAGGAGTTTCGTTGGCAGTTCCGCCAGATGTATTGGTAATGGTGAGGGTGAATTCCGAAGTTACATCATTGTAAGCCAGACTGAGCTTCATAAGCTGTGAAGCGTTTACATTAGGAACCTGCATGATGGGTTTACTTTCAACCTGTCCTGTGGTATCATCTTTAGTTCCGTTATCCCATAGCCGTACGCTTGAAGAAACATCTCCGGTAATTGCATTTCCATTGGTGTCAAACAGTTTGATGCCCGGCTGTTGGGAGGCAAAAAACCAGTCTTTTGATGCTCCGTACATTGTAGCAAACATTAACGCTTGTGTTTTTCCTGCACTGAATGTAACAGAAACAGATTGTCCGGGCGAAATAATAGGAGCAGTTCCCATTCCCTGAAAACTTCCGCTTTCTACAAAATCTTTAGGTGTTACCACATTTTCAAAGGTAATCGTTCTTTGAAAAGCCATGTCCGTCATCATGTCGTCATTTGAATCACTGCATGAAGAAAGGGTGAATGCCGCTAGAGTAGCCGCTGCTAAAACTGATGTTCTGAAAATAAACTTGTTCATAAAAGTAATTTTTTATAGTTATAAATGGTATTTGTAACTATAGTCGGCTACTTTTTGAGATCCTGACAAAAAATATTTTCTTAATTCAATTTTTTTTCAATGTATAGTTTCTGAGAATGAAAAGTAGGGTAAATTATATTCCTTTTTTTCCATCCAGAATCATCTGAATCATTTTTATCCTCCTGTTTTCTCTTGTTTCCGGCTTCTTGGCTTCTTCAATCCAGCGGATGTATTCTTTTTTGTGCGTGTAGCTCATTTTGTCAAACAGACTTTTTGCGTCCAGATTCTCATTAAAGACAGAGACGATATCATCGGCAATTTCAACGACCCTCTCTTCTTTGTCCTCAGTAAGAGAAACGGAAACCTCATCCCCGAAAGTTTTCCCAAGCTGCTTCCTGATCTCCTGTGTAAGGCCTAAAATATGACAGTCTGATTTCATTTTGGCAAGGCTTCCACGATATTCAACATTGTCATCAAATATAGCTTTAATCTTTACTAACCCTTTTTTATTAAACAGTTCTTCTGTAGAAAAAGGAAACTCTACAAATGCAGCGTTCATCTCTCCGTTTTGCTGAATAATAGCTGAAAATTTGATCATTTGAGGATTCATGATGAAAGATTTTAATGGTTAAAAATAAAAAAACCGTGAAAGTAAATTTCACGGTTTCAAAAATAAATCAAATAAGATTATTTTTTATTGATTTTCTTAGGCGTTGTTGTAGTACCTGAGTTTTTAGTTTTTGTATCAGCTGGAGTGTTTTCTCCTCTTACAAGCTTCAATTCGTC is a genomic window containing:
- a CDS encoding spondin domain-containing protein, with translation MNKFIFRTSVLAAATLAAFTLSSCSDSNDDMMTDMAFQRTITFENVVTPKDFVESGSFQGMGTAPIISPGQSVSVTFSAGKTQALMFATMYGASKDWFFASQQPGIKLFDTNGNAITGDVSSSVRLWDNGTKDDTTGQVESKPIMQVPNVNASQLMKLSLAYNDVTSEFTLTITNTSGGTANETPFSPGVWAVSNYNGSQLLNSAPFFTPNALSNPEITDIAQMGNISKMMTQLNANTGIMTGLSPALIVVYRGDKNPMYELGKTDNGMGLKDIAQFGNVAKLQNSLKSLPNVQGVYVAGNAPVAPGSKVTTNFNAEPGDKIAYATMFGFSNDWFYANEQSIDANTKGDISSKTSLFDSGTGIDQYPGAGNHQALFGGTPQIESKIISKVGTQYPVPAVQNVIKVTIN
- a CDS encoding YdeI/OmpD-associated family protein, with amino-acid sequence MNPQMIKFSAIIQQNGEMNAAFVEFPFSTEELFNKKGLVKIKAIFDDNVEYRGSLAKMKSDCHILGLTQEIRKQLGKTFGDEVSVSLTEDKEERVVEIADDIVSVFNENLDAKSLFDKMSYTHKKEYIRWIEEAKKPETRENRRIKMIQMILDGKKGI